The Fulvia fulva chromosome 1, complete sequence region TCAGTCATCTGGAAGAGAAGGGTACCAGTGGTACCTTCACGAGATCTCTCGAATTGATGAGACACCATATCACCTTTGCCTGCAGCTGTCAGAAGATCAGCAAGTCTATCGACCTATGGGACGCCTCGGCTTGCTGTCTTGCATATGCCATGCACGGCATGCAGAAGCGTTCAGTACTCAGCATTAGCTCTGGGAATGTTATTGGGCTTCAAAATAGCGGTCTGCTCATATGTGGGAATCAGACTGTCCAGAACGTCAGCATGGCTGCCTGCTCAAATGCAGACCTTACGCCCTCGTGATGTACTTGTATGGGCATATGTTGAATGTTGAGAAGACGCCTGCATGCTCGTGGGATGTATTCCCATGGTTTGTGGTAATGTTACAGCCTCGTGTAATGTACAAAGCCAGACCAGGCCGAGCGCATGTTCGCTCAATAGGCACTAAGTCGACAGGATAGTATAATAGTAAGCATTTTACTGCCGGCCGTCAATAATCTGTAAAGTGCCGATGCTGGTATCATTTCCTCCATCTCCGTCCCAAGTGACCCTGCGAACCCCAGACGGAGTACAAAGACCTGCCCTTGCGAGCAAGCATCAAAACTCCGGTTCGCTGTGTGCTGTAAACATTCGCTGAAACGCAGTACCAAACAAACTCCGCGCTCTACCATCCCTTGGCATGGTATTCACCCAAACCTTGGTGAAAGTAATCATTGTTGAACTTCGCTGGATCCTTGTGCGAGAGTGCAACGGGCTCCGGATGTTGCTTCAAGTTCTTCACATCGTTGGACGTGTGCCTTCGCTTCATGGCTGCGAGGTTGCCAGTGCTCCTATGCTGACGTTCCCAAAGCAAGTTCTTTCGCAGTGATTCCGTGAGTTCGGTCGAAAGCATGTGGCGACGAGTAGACCGAGGAGACAGTGCCAAAGGCTGTGTGGTGTTGGTCGTTGTGAGGATGGGCTTGGGAATCGATTTCTGGCCCTTGGGCTGTAAGAATCCATTCTCCGTGGGCGACGCAGCTACCGATGGGCCATTCGGAGTGCTTGTCCTCGAGCGGCGGAGTGCTGGCTGTGACTTTGATGCAGCATTTTGGAGCGCCTTGGCCCGGTCGGGCTCGTGCATCATGGTGGTGAGAAGTGATCTTCGCGATGAGAGATTAGGCCTGGAATCCACCCGTTGGAAAAGATCTTTGCTTTCGTTCACGGAAGATGGCCCACTCCCTTCATCGGAATCTTCCCAGTCAGAAGAGTCGTCATCATCCTCGATTGCACTTTCGGAAACCTCGTCCTCCTCATCGTCGGACTCGAACACAGGACTGTGGCGTACTGCGGCTGCGCGTGCCACGGCGATTTCGTCCTTGAAAGAAGTCGTTTTCTTACCCTTCGAATTCTGGAGACTGCCGCGAGATTGTTTCAGACTCTCGGAAAGTGCACTCCTCAACATGTGGCTCTCGAGGGAGCTCTCGTCTTCCGCAGATGAACCAGATCCAAGGATGAACTTTGCGCGTTTCTCAGGAACAGGTTGCCGTAGCGGTGGAGATGTCTTCAGGATTGGAGTCGGCTGAGTGATGGCGAGGTTTGTGTGTGATCGATACGAGGATGGTTTAGTGAAGCCGTGTACAATGCTATGGCCGCTTATCTCGGTGGATGAGCTGTCCTGGGAACCGACATGGTGTGAGGTGTGCGAGTTGTGCGAGTCGTCCGTCGCAACCGTGGAGGCGGACGATTCGAGGAGCGTCGCTTGTGATGTACATGTCTGCGGTGTCGCATTAGACGAGGCGTCGTCGAGGTCAAAGCGCGAAAGCACTTGCGACGCGTTGGTAGAAGTCGGCTCCACGGCAGGCAGCGCTGGGGTGGGCATTGGCAGGTCGATCGGGTCCAGGTAGTTCGTTTTCTTGATCGAGGTGACGATCTTCTCGAGGTCGACGGGTGTGATGTGCTTTTCGCGGCCACGGCTTCGCGTGCTTTCTCCGGAATCGTTTCGTCTGAGGCCTGGCCGCGCTCTCGGAATGCGAGGGGTAATGGTATGTGACGTGGAGTCGACGTCCAAGTCGTCGTCGTCGGAAGAGGAAGCGGAGTCGAGTGAGGACGACAGGGCAGGTATCGACAGCTCGCCACTCGTCGCTGCCGTTCGTGGTGTTATGCGTCGCTGggaaggaagactacgcgAAAGCGGGCGTTGAGACTCTGGTGCGCAGCAGAACGTTTCTCGGTTCCACAGCCGCCAACTGAGGTTCTCCAGTCGCTTGCCGTCTTCCATCGCATGAGAAGTCTTGGAGAATAGCGACCACTGTGCAGAGGGGTGAGAGGTAAGCAGCTGGCTTTCATTGTCCGGCGAGCGCACGTGAACGTACCATGCCCATGAGGGCTTCAACCGACGACGTGTCGACGGTGTGCAACAGCGGCACCTCGACACGCAACAACGAATGCTCAGGGCGGAAGGGCATGGTGCACACAGGCTGCGTCGCGGACGACGGGGTGCGGTCGTGGTGGCAGCAGAAGAGGAGCGCTGCGGCGGCGTCgtgtggtggtggtggtggtggtggtgctTCCAGATGGCTGTTTTCAGATCCGGGCGCGATGAAGTCACGAGGTGGTGTGGAGTAGAGCACAAAGGTTCGGGCTGGCTTCGATCATCTGCACTTGCCGACAGCAATTTGTCAATTTCCGGCAGACTGCGCACGGCGGGGGGTTGATGTGTCGAGTGTTGTTGGTATAGGAGTGTACGGGGAGGCGTAGTCGTGGTGGTAATGGTAGTGATAGTGGCAGTGAAAGAGGTCTGTCTCGTCGTGGCCAGGTGTGGGCGGTGACTGTAGCATGCACCAACGAAGCATCGGCGGGCCCAGCTGCCTCTATCTACCACTCTGCGTCGTCTCTGACATGCGCCTCGCAGCAGGGGACTCTTTTCGGTACGGGGATATGAGAGTTCTACACTACTGTCGGATCGCAAGCCGCGCGCCCTTCCCTGTCGTCGCCTTGAGTCTTGAGAAGTCTATCCACGTTTGGGCCGTCCCAACTCAGCGGCACACGGATACCGTTTGTGTCGAGCGTTTGATGTGATCCATGATCGCCGTCTGTCGGGTACCAACTCCTGAGACCTGCCAATTTTCCTTCCTAGTCGTCTGCCCGACCATGACCGTGTCCTCGCTGCACCGGCAGCACAGCACCACCTGCGCTGCGCTGCACGCCTCGCCTCGCCTCGGCTCTGGCAGATGGCCTACAGGCTACGCGTGGGGTGGGCGGACCACTACTGTGGCTGAGGAACCACAAAAGAAATGCCACCTTCAGGCGCCGTCTGTTTCCACTACCCGACTACTCTTTGTGATACTCTGGCTGGACTCGTGGCCATGCTCCGTACTCTAGTACTGGGAAGCCGCCGCGCCAGGTCACCGTCGTCGGACGATGCATCGCTGACTGGCAAGAATAGTAGCCCGTTCTCGTCAGCGTCGTGCAGGGAGTGCTTCGAGTAACAGGACCTTCGTCCTCCGTATTGCCATGTCAGCCGGACACTCTGCCAGAAGCAATTCTCTTGCTAAGGCTTCGCCGCACAGTCATCTGCCAAACGCCTTACTGCGACCGCCTGGTCTCCGAGCTGCAGCGTGAGATCTACTGTACCTGTTCTGCAGCGGGAGCTGCACGCTTCGCAAGGCCTGCAAGCAATTCTTGCCCCATGCGGTCTCTGTTCGGCGATGACGAGAACGTGGCTGAGGCGCAGAGAATTCGAATCAAGTTCTCGGCTTGCCTCTTGCAGGAGGTCTTGTCGAAAGTGCCTCGATGCGAGGCCAACGAGACGCTGTATCTGCATTTAAAGGTATGCCTGGCTGCCTCACGGCCAGGACGATGTCCACTCCCGACTAATTGCAACTTCACACCTTCCGCTCATCTACGCGCTCGGGGGATGCATCCCATCGTGGTTGCTTCGCCTGACCGAGATCCAATCTGCACGTCGCGGATCGCCGACCGACCAGATAGGCCACGAAAGCAATGATTGTTGCTCGAGGCCGTGACTGGCAGTACTGCCCGAACAGAAAGCGCCAGCATATTAGCCACTGTCTTGGAGCGCAGAACATCAGAATTGGAAGTTGCGCTCATGGCCTCGATCATCAGCAAGATTGGAGTTCGTCACAAGCTTGCTCCATGAATCAGGCACAGCCGCAGAGCCAGGGCGCTTCCTTACTGTCCACGCTGAAAGCGCATTCGCCATCAGATCGCACGACTTGACCTGCAGGATCGAGAGAGGCAGATGACCCAAGGAGAGCTATGCGTTGTCAAACGCCTGTCGGGTCGCAAGCGAAGGATGCAGAGCTGCTGTTGAGTGCCGTTCAGTCCCACGAGTACACCCCACAGCCCGGATGCTTGTGATTCCCATTCGTGTTGCGTGAAGCAAGGACGGACAGCGAATCGGGATGCGCGAGTCCTTGAATCAAGCCAGTCCGGTCAACAAACATAGCAGAGCATCTGCTCACGCACATCTAACATGTTCTAGGTTCGTGGAGTGCGGATTCTTGTATCATTTGTGAGGCCTACGCTGGCGTTTGCGATTGATGCTTGGAACAGGCAAGTTCTAGTAATCGAAAGCAATGTGTTGGAGTATCAAGTCTACCAACGCGTAGGAGTTCTCGGCGTGCGTCCGGCATTTGCAAATTGCAACAAGAGTTCTGCGAGGCAGATGACCACTCCACACGGCTCCGGGCGGCTCCTTCCCATGAACGTTCCCCAGAAATCGCGTGTCACCCACTCTTTCACGACTCCAGTGCAACTGCATGCCCTTCAAACGTACATACTACACATCCTTCACACCATCAACTTACGCTCCACACTGACCAAACCGCCCAAAACAACTGGTGGGATTATGTTCATTTCTGAAGGTGTTCTATCTCTCTATTCACATCCACACCACCTTGTTCTTCGTTCTGCTGCGTCTATAGTCACAATGTGTATCTACTGTGTTCTTCTGACCCCTGCTGTGGTAGTTCTCAAGCAGCCGTTCACACCGGTCCAAGTCCTCCTTGGATAAGAGCTGATCTGGTCCGGAAGGTGAAGGTTCTGGAAGGTGATATGGCTGTCTTGAGCCTGCAGTGTCCAGAGCATTGCGCACCTGATGCCTTGTGGGTGCGAAGAGCGGTTTGAAGGTCTTAACAAGGTCTCTTTGCGAGCACTTGATGCCCTTAAGTCTGCAGTAGTGATAGGCTCCTACTATCTGATTCTTTTGAGGTGTTGAAAGGTGTTTGGTCATCTTGCAGTAGCTTCTCCAATCCAAGAAACAGGTGAAAAGTTTGCGACGGTAGCATGCGACAACAACACCACATATAGCCAATCCAAGCACGACAATTTGTTTAGTGATGTATCCAGATACGTATGTAAATTTGCTGGTTGCAATGGGCCTGATATTGGATAAAGAAAACACGATTGAAGATGTGGTGTTGTTTTTTGGTGGAGGTGGGCGCTTTGGTCCGTATGACGCGTGCAACTGTGTCCGACATGTTGTTGTTCCGAAGTGGTGTGGACCGCCCGTGGTGCTGGAGTCCGACACCTGGCAGCGATGTCTTACATGATACGCAATGCCTCACTCTTGGCTTGCCAACACAACAAAAGCATCTGGTCATCTGAGCAATGTCTGCGCCGATGGAACGGACGAGAGGGGGTCTGCCTCGGACTATCAAAGTCAGCCACATCGGATACAGCGTGAGCGTGCTGCGCCGCAAGTCTATTTTAGCCGTTTGAAGACTGCATCTTGCGTCCAGTTCCCCGGAGCTGGAAACAGAAAGGAGAGGCGCCTCTTTAGCCTGAACCCGTAATCTGGGTCGTCGCGCACTTCGCCAGATTCATCCCTTAGCACCTTCTCTCGGTCAAAGTCAGTGCGGAGGCCCTGTCTAAACTTTGAACGTTGCTTAACAACGCAAATTTGTAAAGGCTATGCAGCTTAAGCCCTTGTTTTGAGGCTGAAAATGGAAAGTAATTCTTGTGGACCAAATTTCAAAGGGATGCATCTCGCATGCGGAAGAATGCATACCAAATTCCACCAAGCATTTGCAAGGAGGTCAAGCTGCGGTGAAGCCACTTGATCGTATGCACAATCTGTTTGTTGCAAGCATCGAAGACTGGGGTGGCCCCGAGCCCACGCTGCTATGAACCGGCTTCGGGTGTTGGAAAGATGCATCCCGCGCATTCCTCTGGGGAATCTGGACTTCAACTCTTCAGGATTTAGGTCGAAAGCTTGATATCTCCACGATGTTGCAATATACCCGCGGCACGTTAGGTATCCGGGGAGAGGAAAAAGTAAAAGCGCATCCTCCAAAGGACAGCGGCCAAATCCGGCTACAAAGACTTGTCGTGAGGAGCAATTGTGACCTGTCTGCTGTGCGCTCGCTGTTGTTGTCGTGGGATGGCAAGGAACGCAAGCTCGTGCTGTTCTCGACCCTGCATGCGCGCTAGACGGAACTGCACCGGCATAGTCTACCGGGGCATACCGCTTGAGTGCCGCTTGCAGCGTTCGGAAGTCATCCCCAGAAGTATATTCATGGTTGCATCCCGCAGGATCGGTGACAAACGACGATCTCTCCAGTGTCCAATATCACGATATGTACACCTCGGGAGGGATGATGGGGTGGCTGGATTGTTCCCACGGTGGAGTTCACCGTCGGGATCTCTTGGCATGGCTGAATGTGATGAAGACAACGCGAAGACATGGGCAGCGTGGCGAGGTGAATGGAGAAAGTTGTCGCACGCCTGGGGAGTCTTGATGATCACCCCACGAACAATAGCGTGCCTGGCTCTTGGTGACCCACGCGATGAATCCACTATCGAGTAGTTCTCGCTTGCTGTATCGGCATGAAGGTGTGAGTGTCCACGTGCTTGTTTGATTGACTGCGATCACAACATTGATCTGGGGTGGCTTGATGGTGGTACTGCCTCATCTGCAGCTGATTTCACTGGGCGTGATGGGGGCTCTGAGCAACCTAACGGTGATGGCTTGAGCAACGTCAACCCACGATGACACCTTGCTCGACCTTGATGGCACTTGTCTCATTTTACCGCAATGCACTGCAGCCGTACCCCGTGGGTTTCAGGTCCGGTACCACGTGTTCATCACATGCCACGATTCTGAAGTGAGATGTCCTTTGCGGTGAGATGATGGCTAAGTCAGTACCTCTCAGCTCAACGCTGAAGTAAGGGAGGGGCGATTACATGGAGCATTCATTCTGGTTGCTGTCAGTGCTGGGAATGGGAGAAAGTTCAAGGTCGTTTGATCACAGTGCATGAACCCTTCTAGCTACCATAACCCCATACAAATTCTGAAACGACGCAAGCTACGTGATCGTCTCACAGCCGCACAGCTTCCCATCCAGCGCCCTTCAAATCAATGTCTCCGAGCCGAATCACCTCAAAGAACCCCATCACCCTATCCAGACGCAAGTACACTCATCCCCCCATCCTCCCCAAGCCTCTTCCTAGACTTCATCTTCATAGCCACAGCCCCCAACTTCTTCACCTTCCCATCCTCCATCCGCACAAACGAAGACGGCGAAAACACCAGACACTCCCCAACATGAAGATCCACAATCCTCTCAAACATAGCATGCTGCTCCTCTGACGACGTCACCAACTTCGAGGCCCCGCTGAGATGATCCTTAATGGACAGGAACCACGCTGGAGATGTGAAGCGGTGGACGATACTAATCGAGCAGAGATCCAGGAGTCGCTCCGATATGGTAGGTTCCTGGGTGGCGATGATGACTCTGGCGGCATTGTGTCTCTGTTCACGGATGGTTGTGAGGAGGCGCTCGGTGAAGGTGTCTGCGGCGGCTGTTTTGTTCATGTATTTGTGTGCTTCATCTAGGGAGATGACTAGGCCGGATGGTGGACGCTGCTCTTTGATCAGGCCGAGACATACGTCGAAGAGGATGCAGACTGTGGAGGAGTCGATGAAGGTGTCGCTGAGATCGATGATGGTGAGCGTACCTGGGCTGAGGTCGAATAGGCTCTGCTTTGGGTGGTTAGTATGCTGTCGGCTAGGGAGTTCGCCCCTGTCTTGAACCGCCATGAAGCTCTCCAGCAGACCCAGGCGGAGACTCATTGGTCCAGTCTGATCTTTGGTAAGCTTCTCTGCATCCAGCTTGGCCTTGAAGTTGGCGTAGCTGAACGTGTCACTGATCGCCATCTCTCGCAGAATCCGCTGCACGACCTCCATATACAACGGCATCGGGCCTTCCTTGTTCGCAACGGCCATGAGCTTATGCATGCGCTCAATGCTGAGGTCGGAAGAGCGAAGCAACAGCGGCTGGACCGTGATGTTGCCGTCCTTATCAATGGCTTTGTACGCTTTGGTCAAAGCTGTAGCGTTACTCTGAGAGACGAAGACGTTGACTTTGATACCGCGGGAGCAGAGGTAGGCGGCTTCAGCTATGGAGTTGGTAGAATCGACATCGTAGTGAAAGACGACGCCGGCGACTGGCTCAGTCACTTTGCCCAACTTTGTAGTCGGGAGGAGGACGTTTTCAAGCATTGAAGCGAGGGTATAGCTTTTGCCTGAGCCTTGTGATCCGCAGATGAAGGTTGAGCTGGGTGCGTTGACATTGAGAAGGATAGGCTCGTTCTTGCCGATGGTCGCGTCTTCTCCAACGTGGTGTCCTATGAGAGCATACTGTGGTAGAACTGGAGGTTGCGGATCATCAATGGACTCGCTCTCATCGTGGGGTTGGTTGGGGCACTCTGGGGCGGCTTGGACCTCGATGTCGCTTGGCTCATCAGACGCATCTCGAAAGTCATCTGAGCCTGTAGTGCTGCTGCTGCGGCGTCGAGCGGTAACACCATGCCCAAGATTGCCATCGATAGTGTGCTTAACTGCCAGTGAGAATAAAGGTGTGGTTCTGAGTTCTTCCTGCCTACCGTGCCGACCGGTGCCAGCAGTGGAGAGGTACTCTTGGTAGGAGGCCTTTTCGTCTTCGTATGTTGGTGCGCTGCTGTGATCTTGAGCATTTGCTTCCATGTTTAGCTGGTGGAGGCGTGTTATGCTGACCTGGGCAAGTGCAGTGTACTGAATAAAAGGGCACATATCGCAACAGGTGTCTGTCGTTATATCTACCTCGTAGAGGTCACTGCAGCCTACCGGCTTGCTGCGTGTCTTAGAACAACAAGGCCAATTGCTTGCTCTACTCTTACACGATGCATGTCTGCCCTTGCAGCTATGCATGTCTTCTGATTCATGCCTGTGCGAGCCAAACGACCGTCTCACTCAGCCGTCGAGAACGCACAAGGCTCGTCGACACCAATCCTAAGGGGTCCCCTTACTTCGAAGGGAGCTCCCTGAACACCTTCTTGAAAATATCCTTACTCTTGTAAAGATTCACCAACCTCAACCGCTCATTATCCAAATGCGCCGAATCACTAGCCTGCCCACACGGCAAATGCGCCGCCGGCGCATTGAACTCCTTCTCCAAGAACCTAATAGCAGGAATCGACCCACCTTCCCGAATATACAACGGCTTCCTACGCTGTTTGTGCTTCGGTGTAGGCGGTGAAGCAATCTCCTCTAGTTTGTTCGTGACCTCCGTCAAAGGCGCGAGGCCGTTTGCGGGCAAAGGAGTCTCTACACTGCCGTTTGCAAGGACTGTGGAGGTGGTTGGCGAGGGTTTTGTGGCGAAGCAGCCTGGCGCATGTGGAGGTGGGGAGACTTTGAGGGGTGCTATTGAGGATTTGCGGCGGTAGTGTTGCTGCTCTATTGGGCCCCAGGCCTCCATGATGGCCTCTTCCAGTATCTTGAAAAGTTGATTCGTCCAGTCACCTAGCCATGGTTCCGCTTGGTGGTCAATTGTGACCGAAAGTCGGTTGTTGGACTCAAGTTCTTTGAACTGAGCGTGTAGGTACTCAGTCAGTGCTTGCGCGACGACAGTTGCTTCCTGGTTCGGTACGAGGCGCATTGAGAGAGCTGCCTTGGCCATCCGTGGTATGATCGTTGCGTTCTCCCCTCCGGAAGTCTGGAAGCGATGTATAGTCAAAGATGCCTCTCGCCAGCGTCTCATCAACGATGCTGCCAAAGCATCAGGGTCGCCAAGATCGGGGTTGCGCTGTACGAGGGCATTGGTAATGTCAGCGTAGAGCTCAGCCTCCTTCTCGACCACCTCAGGTACTGGATCGTAGAAGCCAGGAATCTTGACTTCACCTCCTTTGCCCGTCAACGTCCCCAGCAGCAGTACCAAGTCCTTCAACGACTCATCCAACTGCGCACTCCCGTCAACACCACTGTGCAAATCGGGATGGTTACTCTCAATCTGGACAGTTGCATGTATGACACCTCGTAGGCCATACGTCAGGCACGGAATGCGATCATCCAGCCAATAGCTGTTAGCCAACAATATCCAGTCGACATGACCAATCTTGTGCTTGCTCGCCCTTACGGCTTTCTCAAAGCCACGCGATCCACACTCTTCTTCGCCTTCAATCAAAAAGATGATGTCCGAATTCAGGGCCTGTTCACTGGCAAGCTCTGCACACGCGAAGATGGCGGCCATGATAGGTCCCTTGTTGTCAGATGTACCTCTGCCGTATAGGTAGCCGTCGATACCCTCCATCTGAAAAGGGTCATTGAGCCACTTGCCGTTAGCATTAGTGGCTGCAACAACATCATAATGTCCATAGAAGAGAATCTTCTTGCGTTTCGCGGCAGTGGCTGGATTGCCACGGAACTTCGCCATGATGATGGGATTCGCCGGGTCTTCTGCAGGCAACATTTCCGTGGTTGCTCCAAAGTTCTTGAAGACGGAGCGAAGGAAAGATGCACCTCGACGACAATCCGCCT contains the following coding sequences:
- a CDS encoding putative di- and tripeptidase DUG2, whose product is MSALAIHRQALTPTPNAESSETDDTRPSLSALSRQPSQDHGDATNALPTLAQRLRHTSSVLAIGISDDHIFAGTQAGEILVYSLSTYERKAVIDGHKGSVLGLCLSHDQSLLFSSAGDRIVNVWNARTLKRTCRLKSSFDVGDVFCIAYSSALRTAYLGAQNTSIQWSRITRPGSKELPPAPNRFFDSKGPGGVTTPRPPGSEVTPRHATGGEKIEIAKENVRHFAHYGYVYCMLLAKEGVPEHLGQEVLVTGGGDGVIKLWQLDQETGAIGELYGLDDGREEGHAILSLAMEGTFIYCGRSGGEVDVWDLETRQLLRNIKAHRDDVLTICFGGGFLFTAAVTGYVRKFDRQYQLKNRLKAHDGRVLTSAFSWHKDRPIYATGSNDNSLAIWDVSDCISAPYMGSKTSNEQLVESLGRFVSFRTVSSDPKHKADCRRGASFLRSVFKNFGATTEMLPAEDPANPIIMAKFRGNPATAAKRKKILFYGHYDVVAATNANGKWLNDPFQMEGIDGYLYGRGTSDNKGPIMAAIFACAELASEQALNSDIIFLIEGEEECGSRGFEKAVRASKHKIGHVDWILLANSYWLDDRIPCLTYGLRGVIHATVQIESNHPDLHSGVDGSAQLDESLKDLVLLLGTLTGKGGEVKIPGFYDPVPEVVEKEAELYADITNALVQRNPDLGDPDALAASLMRRWREASLTIHRFQTSGGENATIIPRMAKAALSMRLVPNQEATVVAQALTEYLHAQFKELESNNRLSVTIDHQAEPWLGDWTNQLFKILEEAIMEAWGPIEQQHYRRKSSIAPLKVSPPPHAPGCFATKPSPTTSTVLANGSVETPLPANGLAPLTEVTNKLEEIASPPTPKHKQRRKPLYIREGGSIPAIRFLEKEFNAPAAHLPCGQASDSAHLDNERLRLVNLYKSKDIFKKVFRELPSK